Genomic window (Desulforapulum autotrophicum HRM2):
ATCCAGGAGATATTTCCCGCCATGAGAGGCGTTGTGGATCTTGTGTGCGAACCCCTTGACATCAACGCCATCAGTCAGCGGGTGGACTGTGTCTTTCTTGCCCTTCCCCACAAAGTTTCCATGGGGTATGCACCGCAATTTATAGAGAACAAGGTTAAAGTGGTGGATCTTTCCGCTGACTTCAGATTTCAGAATGCTTCAGCCTATGAAGCCGCCTACCAGGAACATTCGGCAAAAAGTCTTTTAAACGAGGCGGTATATGGGTTGTGTGAACTCTACCGGGACAAGATTGCCGGTTCAAACCTGGTGGGCAACCCGGGATGCTATCCGACAAGCGTTCTTCTTCCCCTTGTTCCCCTTGTCAGAAAAGGGCTTGTTGAAACCTGCGGCATTATTTCAGACTCAAAATCCGGGGTCAGCGGTGCGGGTCGAGCCCCCTCCCTTGGCAGCCATTTCTGCGAGGTCAACGAGTCGTTCAAGCCCTACAAAATCGGCAACCACCGCCATGTTCCTGAAATGGAAGAGGTGATAAGCCTTGAGGCAAACGAGCCGGTCAGCATCACCTTTGTTCCCCATCTTCTGCCTTTGACCCGGGGAATGCTCTCCACCATCTATGCCCGGGTAACAACGGGTACCACCCAGTCCATGATCAGAACGGCCCTCATGGACCAGTATGACTCAGACACATTTGTGA
Coding sequences:
- the argC gene encoding N-acetyl-gamma-glutamyl-phosphate reductase: MIRVAIAGATGYTGAELVKLITGHKEAKLAAVTSQSYSGRAIQEIFPAMRGVVDLVCEPLDINAISQRVDCVFLALPHKVSMGYAPQFIENKVKVVDLSADFRFQNASAYEAAYQEHSAKSLLNEAVYGLCELYRDKIAGSNLVGNPGCYPTSVLLPLVPLVRKGLVETCGIISDSKSGVSGAGRAPSLGSHFCEVNESFKPYKIGNHRHVPEMEEVISLEANEPVSITFVPHLLPLTRGMLSTIYARVTTGTTQSMIRTALMDQYDSDTFVRVLPQGEFPDIRHVRGTNFCDIGFHLDPGSGQLILVSAIDNLLKGAAGQAVQNMNILFGLEEQTGLELFPGAL